From Solanum lycopersicum chromosome 4, SLM_r2.1:
GGTCCTTAAACATGAAAAGTATAGTTGCTGTTGGATTTGACATGGATTACACACTGGCACAGTACAAACCTGAGACTTTTGAATCTCTTGCATATGAAGGCACTGTCAGAAAGCTTGTTTATGATTTAGGATACCCTGCCGAGGTACTATTAATACTTGTATAAGGAAAAGTCAAAATGGAAATTGATGAGGCATATTATGTGCTAGATAGTTGTCTCAATGTGCATTTATTTCATCTGCTGGTGCACAATAAGATTGTTCGTCTTATTTTATGGATATTATGCTCAATGCAGTTTATATGTGTATCATCATTAATTGTGGCTTTCAATGACCTGGTCTGTGGTATTGGTATAATGATATTTATCATGCATAATGTAGAGTTGTAAAGATTGATCTAGAAATTGAATGTTCAACGACATTCTGTCTTTGGTGTTAAAGCAATTAGTGTTTTTGGATACTTTGTCGAGAGCTGATTGCTGTAAAAAAATTATGGCTCATTTGTTTTATGTGCTGGCGGATTATTTGGCTATTGAATCTGCGTTTTCCTTCTTTATTGTTACTGATTTATGAAGTGATAACTGGAAGATTTTCACCAAGTTGTGTGTTGTGTAGCTGTTGGAATGGTCATTTGATTGGAGCTATATGGTCAGAGGTTTAGTTCTCGATAAGAAGAGGGggaatatattaaaggtttgtCGCCACTTTGTTCTTGCATTGTAAATTTTTCCTGTCTTAATCATTAATTTCACTTCTTCCTCGCTGATGATTGTAGtttcatttctttcttatttaattatcttCCTTTTTCTGCTTGCTCATGTCACAGATGGACCGACACAAATATGTGAAAGTAGCTTATCATGGATTTAGGGAGCTTTCAAAGGAAGATAAAGTCGCTACTTATGGCAATACCTTGCTTCGGGATTCATTTGATGAACCTGATTATGCACTTATTGATACTCTCTTCTCTCTTGCTGAAGCCTACTTATTCGCTCAGTTGGTGGACTTCAAGGACAAAAATCCTGGAAAAGTTCCCGAAGATGCAGAGTAAGAGAGTAACCAGTACTCTTTTTATCTTTATGGACATTGGATAGTAATGTCTATCTGTGTTTCTGCTAATGTCTTCTTTAATCCGGCTTTGCATGCAATTATTTTACTATTGTCTtggcatttatttttcttttccattaGCTAGAGGTGTAAACACAGATTAACAGAAGTTTTTCACAAATATATCTACCAATCTATCACGATATATTATCGAAAAAAAGAAGCTGGTGGTCATCTAGTTCCAGTTCCCTTCTAATGCTAGCTACTCTGCTTTTGTAGCTCTTGTATGTAGTAAATTTATGGAAGGAATTAAATTTAAGAAGCCCCATAGATGTTTCTTCAATATGTGATATATTCTAGTTCAGCTTGTTTTATAGATATGTTTTATCTTTCAATTCACTCAATTTTCGGTGGTCTTGTCATCTTTTGTTAGCTGTTTCTAGATATATGCTCTCGGAAGTGTGaatatttaaaatctaaatTTGTGACTAGTTCTTGTACCTTGCAATTTGATATGCATGTGTCAGCTTGACCATGCAATGATTTGCTTTTGTCGCATTCTTGGGCTAATTTCATTGAACAGGAACTTGCCATAATTTATGGTGGATAGGTGCATGCATGTGATGAATtgtttacatttttcttttttccgaAGTCTTGCAAAATATGAATGTCAGATATTGTGCGAGGTCTTTGAGGGTATGTCGCAGGGAGATTCTGTAGTTTGATGCTAATGCTGTTGCTTTTTGAGTTCAATCCTAGTATGGAGTTCTATAGAAACATCTGACGTGTCTTACTGCCGGGGGAGGGGGCTATGGAGATGGTTTACCTCTTGGTTACATTTATTAATATTCCTTATGTGTTTTCACCGGCTACTGCTTTAATGGCGCTTCATGGTATGCTTATTTGCTAACACTTCTTGCAGCTACTCTCGCATGTACAAGGATGTTAGAGCAGCAGTAGATTTGTGCCACCGTGATGGGACTTTGAAGCAGATGGTTGCAAAAGATCCAAAAAGGTAGCAACAACTGTTTGTTGTTTTTGGAGAGAATGTACCATATTGTGTGATCATTAGTAACTCTGTGCATGGTTTCATATGCCAGGGAATGTTAGATTTGGTGGACCTTAGAAAACAAGACACGCTTCACCCTTTGGTGTTGGCCTTAAAGTTAAACATTTTCCATTTTAGTTGTTGCATATGGACATGTTACGTATGTTTTCCGTTGATATGATATGGTAACCCTAGTCTTGTCTTCGGTTGCATCACTTGCATGTAACATGTTTGATAGTTTTCTAATATGAAAACAAGAATACTTGAAATACGCGAACAGGTGGAAGTGTTGAATAATTGAGGACATCTTCTGTGCTCTTTCATTAGAAATATGCAAAAAACCTATTGACTTGTTATTCTTATTGTCTTGTATCTCATAACTCACTGCTTGTTTGACTAATGTGATAATATTTCCATCTGCCTCTGCCAACATCAGATATATCAATGAGGATACGTCAATTGTTCCGATGCTCAAAATGCTTAGAGAATCCGGACGTGCTACTTTTTTGGTAACAAACAGGTGATGATGCTCTTGCAGAAGTCTCCTTTCTGTCAGCTTTTACTTTGTTTAGGGGGGTTGGTTGTTCTCCATCAATGGAACTTCTCACTATTCTCTCTCGCTGATGATTATTCATTGTTTACATTTTATAAGGATCTTACTTACGTGTCTACAGCTTGTGGGACTATACAAACATTGTTATGAACTTCCTTTGTGGGCTTAAACCCTCTGATGGATGTAGTTCCAGTTTTGATTGGCTTCAGTACTTTGATGTTGTCATCACTGGCAGGTCATTTTCTTACCTTGAAACTTTCGAGAATATGCACATGCTTCTTTTGATCCAAACCATATGCAGCCATATTTTAGGGGAAATGGCCTCTCTGTTAATATTTCCAGCTATTGTTTGTAGAGTTATTATTACCTTGCTGACAAACAAGTACTTGATTTTTATGCAGTGCAAAACCAGGCTTTTTCCATGATGAAATTCGTGCAAACCTCTTTGAGGTTGAACCTGAAAGTGGCATGCTTATTAACACTGATAATGGGACTCCTATGGCACAGGTCAGTGCAGAAAACCTAGTTTTCTCTTGGCCACTGCATTTCCTCCATTTTGTGCATGTTCTGACTTTGTCCAATACATTAGGTGGGGAGCACTTCTTTGAGCTTGCCTGTAAAGAGCTTGAAGGAAGGCTGCAGAATTTTCCAGGTGTGGAGGCCAATATAATTCATGCTGCATAGTTCGTATCATTTAATGTTTGTGTAAAATGACTGgatattttcctaattttctCTTCAGGGGGGGAATGTTGGCCATTTGCATAAATTACTTTCAATTGAGTCAAGCTCACAGGTATTGGTCGGCATCAATTTAATAGTCTTCTCTTGATTactactttatattttttcagcATTTCTTTTGGTTATTTACTATGTGCAAGCACAATTTCATATCTTCAAGTATTCAGTATGGCTGAAAGAGACATCATATAGCTTAATAGCCAGGAGTCTAATTTCACTTAAGGAAGTTATGGAAGGAAGGAGTAGTGGATTTTCTTGGTGTTATTTTGAGCTTGGTTCATGTTTCTAGTTTGGTGATTAACTATGGTGTTtaatttgcatttttatttacttatctGGATGTGATGTATTGTTTTCTCTTCAATTAGGTTCTTTATGTTGGAGATCACATTTACGGTGATATCTTACGCAGCAAAAAGGTTTTGGGTATGCATTCGCCACTCCATACGCTCCTTCTTGCTTTATTCTTTGTTGCTTATTTAAAACTCCATATACTGGTAGTGAGTTCTAAAGACTGCTGCTGCACACCATTTATAGTTCATCATATTAGGTATAAGCAACTGATATCTCCAGTATGTTTCAGCCATATAAGAACAATTTGTGATATGCTTCAaatcttataaaattaataatagataAGCATTTACATTATTTGTTGCAACTAGATCACGAAAGCTGTTGACTAGCTATTTAATTTAAGCGTTAATAACGAAGTTCAAAGAATATTTCGAGATTTTCAAGAACCGCTATTTACATGGATGGAAAGAAAATTAATGTCCTCTACTTCTCTCCAGTTTTCCATAATCTCGGCTATAATAATATCCAACCCGTTGTATATCCTTCATacctcttttatttgttttcctttgcttcttttttttaaaagtttgaattctAGACTTAGGATCTTGTGATGTTTGAGCAGGTTGGAGAACAATGCTTGTTGTTCCAGAACTTGAGAGAGAGGTTGAACTTCTCTGGCAACTAAAGGATACTCGCAAGGTATATAAGCATATCCTTCAGCTAATTCTTTGTACTCCATTAGGTTTTCTTGTACTTCTCGATACATGAGAACATAATGAAAAAGAACAATTAATTTGGCTTTGCAAATGGAGAAATTTGATGTGCTTGTGTCTATCTGATGTGTGAAATAAGGGTCGGGTCATTGAAGTGCTTGTCAACTTTGTGTAGGAACTGTACAATTGATGTCTAATGTCTTTATCTAGTAAACCAGTATTCTGGATGGACCATTTTCATGTccaaataaaattgagaaagaaatttGTCAATGTTCCTAAGATGTAATAGCAATTAGCATAATAGCTTTGGGCTTCAAAAATTGATGTACACAAACCTCTATCACCTGGAAATCATTTATGTTGTGCTTTACAGCCATCAACATTCTAAAATTACATCATAATTTTGTGAAGTAGACAAATTATGTAGCTTTTGAGTAGCTCCCAGTTTGGCCAGCTCACTTGCAACTGTTAAGAGATAGACCTTAGACCTAACTCGACCCTTAAATCTAACTTTGGGGATTGTCTAAGATATAAAAAGAGACAATAATCCTTCCCTCAACCAATGTGGGACATTTTAACACACCCTTCGGACATTTAGGACGGAACATGCTGAGCGTAGACAATATAACATGGGGAACCCAATACTGGGAAATAAATCCAGGAATGAGTCTGACTTGTTGTACCTTATAAATAACAGACCTTGGGCCTAACTCAACCCAATAGTTATCACATAAGGTGAGGATTGTCCAAGGCCATATGAGGAGGTAACAACCAGCTCCAACAACATTGAACACTTCAACAACAGTTTTCTGTGTACACTCCCCACCCTCCCCATATTCCACTTGTAAGAATATACCGAGTATCTTCTTGTTgtaggtcttttgatatattttttaattgaaatatcgCAGTGAAGTAATTGTGTTTCTCATTTAAGAAATAACCTCTCTCCCATATTCCGAACTTATATgcagaaatattttttcttgtgaGCTAAGAAATGGAGCGAAAAAACTTATCTGAATTTATAGCA
This genomic window contains:
- the LOC101261226 gene encoding uncharacterized protein isoform X1, whose translation is MKGANCCDSISILIASSSSSVITSSNTYKLRLHAAFDSNLKTPKWLFKSKMRIPKRSVSLCLSVFSPSKQLVSSFTRSFHFHLGIFSSDHLLNRGKSVCRKGRDQLHTSCTMDGIGVDTRAALFEKGNGAIGGQRSCIWSSPEGGCDIVIGKQIFCNRSLNMKSIVAVGFDMDYTLAQYKPETFESLAYEGTVRKLVYDLGYPAELLEWSFDWSYMVRGLVLDKKRGNILKMDRHKYVKVAYHGFRELSKEDKVATYGNTLLRDSFDEPDYALIDTLFSLAEAYLFAQLVDFKDKNPGKVPEDADYSRMYKDVRAAVDLCHRDGTLKQMVAKDPKRYINEDTSIVPMLKMLRESGRATFLVTNSLWDYTNIVMNFLCGLKPSDGCSSSFDWLQYFDVVITGSAKPGFFHDEIRANLFEVEPESGMLINTDNGTPMAQVGSTSLSLPVKSLKEGCRIFQGGNVGHLHKLLSIESSSQVLYVGDHIYGDILRSKKVLGWRTMLVVPELEREVELLWQLKDTRKQLQLLRIQRDHIEDKIHHLRWSLKSGETDDASKEMFSELDKLQSKGEEVRLSHQQAQRECHQKFHKVWGQLMKTGYQNSRFAHQVERFACLYTSQVTNLSLYSPDKYYRPSEDFMPHEFGILSV
- the LOC101261226 gene encoding uncharacterized protein isoform X2 produces the protein MDGIGVDTRAALFEKGNGAIGGQRSCIWSSPEGGCDIVIGKQIFCNRSLNMKSIVAVGFDMDYTLAQYKPETFESLAYEGTVRKLVYDLGYPAELLEWSFDWSYMVRGLVLDKKRGNILKMDRHKYVKVAYHGFRELSKEDKVATYGNTLLRDSFDEPDYALIDTLFSLAEAYLFAQLVDFKDKNPGKVPEDADYSRMYKDVRAAVDLCHRDGTLKQMVAKDPKRYINEDTSIVPMLKMLRESGRATFLVTNSLWDYTNIVMNFLCGLKPSDGCSSSFDWLQYFDVVITGSAKPGFFHDEIRANLFEVEPESGMLINTDNGTPMAQVGSTSLSLPVKSLKEGCRIFQGGNVGHLHKLLSIESSSQVLYVGDHIYGDILRSKKVLGWRTMLVVPELEREVELLWQLKDTRKQLQLLRIQRDHIEDKIHHLRWSLKSGETDDASKEMFSELDKLQSKGEEVRLSHQQAQRECHQKFHKVWGQLMKTGYQNSRFAHQVERFACLYTSQVTNLSLYSPDKYYRPSEDFMPHEFGILSV